In the Setaria italica strain Yugu1 chromosome VI, Setaria_italica_v2.0, whole genome shotgun sequence genome, one interval contains:
- the LOC111257733 gene encoding uncharacterized protein LOC111257733, whose translation MSPSLTNDTDDTAGLHGDAEEAASSINNRPAATQGGKDPSNHSGNNIVSALFTRSAQVLQEPPMEVHVEDQNQQLHQEVTKSRRPRRVFDMSTPLKAALQEFLAMFQGPLPQDVIAALTAAFNLNDPVDEELDETVARVAGDAIDDIQGEAIQAGAGDAIDDTQGLPGYHVQHSIQCLPGYHVICNVPAFYQSKNLLHASFLVTCLSFGL comes from the exons ATGTCGCCCAGCCTCACTAATGACACCGACGACACGGCTGGGCTACACGGCGACGCTGAGGAAGCGGCCAGCAGCATCAACAACCGGCCTGCGGCAACACAAGGAGGTAAGGATCCCAGCAATCACAGCGGCAACAACATCGTCAGCGCACTCTTCACCAGGTCGGCGCAAGTGCTCCAGGAACCCCCAATGGAGGTACACGTGGAGGACCAGAACCAGCAGCTGCACCAGGAGGTGACCAAAAGCCGCCGTCCACGACGCGTCTTCGACATGTCTACG CCCCTCAAGGCTGCACTGCAGGAGTTTTTGGCCATGTTCCAGGGACCGTTACCGCAAGACGTGATTGCTGCGCTGACTGCGGCCTTCAACCTCAACGACCCTGTTGATGAGGAACTCGACGAAACAGTGGCCAGGGTGGCAGGCGACGCCATCGATGACATCCAGGGAGAAGCCATCCAGGCAGGGGCAGGCGACGCCATCGACGACACCCAGGGTCTTCCAGGTTATCATGTTCAGCACTCCATTCAGTGTCTTCCAGGTTATCATGTTATCTGCAATGTACCAGCTTTCTACCAGAGCAAGAACCTACTGCATGCTTCATTTCTCGTGACTTGCCTGTCATTTGGGCTGTAA
- the LOC111257593 gene encoding uncharacterized protein LOC111257593 has protein sequence MEVSRVFEWIDELLHTSETSYAELFNSEFEEKMTEWIKEHPVVWNGGIGPAASFVPTLTRLLFKHTKDGYGYYNHVITARLSPMAAIEGRIACYRRVALDVLMATARSLNLDDDDLKEVNQLAAEESYYGYDMVSDILVFKAFMMGYNWDYYLACVQRLLFGGHLRYSNIRSRIPEMIRLQGKRRLLLVENLQVPVPMEVLFLSTQFMPLGLLQPNGWIISTTSKDVCNQSREYGFSYGSRSGLEYYHTLHFDDLQGQHWTVLIKEALKDAAGSIHSRLIHEQQEDKFWLHVAEKCLYYGILYCPMQGAAARHDITSDELVRCWVAEDLLTPQRTTDRNYRSALEAGKVVIQALQEYSLLPNPPSNTCSREEASFGWSDAVTGVSVLAMGVPRLKEEELFYHEKIDRLRWVSFMNDDGRHVSWDWRETWDDDTRGYLEWDRSFPGERISTLILRGCSNISGFPFDRVLDHHLHVLDLSYTPINSLPPSLSRLSNLRLFSLRGCSKLETLSSPQHTFFEEYEEETRPLSCLGSLETLDMNGVPLLELTQQDCSNKSNLHFLDLSGSRITILPSEFFSEMSSLEELMLGNCIHLKELPPSLAQLSNLLILRLEGTQIISFPEDTFQAMQRLHTLKLIHNMALMSLPTSLSKANGLRELHINNCKRLRLQFLWEVVPGLEDLYIQTWEALEDIKIHGHPNLRTFSVSGPWISCLSLRGCSKLKIVNISDDLTALEDVDLSRTAIEEVPHSLPNLPQLRMLLLLNVPCFKRFPWHRLVRFPKVFYLNNCSDDGNHLSQMFHQKKTDNIAQININDSRIFHSFNEDAANKLVKEGQFFQSFNVQITPCSVRGKEPRDKPCTGIQRQLPYLDVSCSEAATIVPMMKLEPRRRHVEISAMNQHPNGLRILPVTNSLFITDDASIRCINDLNCNLMSLEVCQLQHCHKMTVVFRMESDRTGPLVYDDEAGYSTAISVFPALKILQASNLNNLVCFLETSALAYLEDRGTSWTLKLKLLTRIHLEHCPRLEKIFPSRLSLPALETLVILFCPSLKTIFYRDGVVAPRQLPNIESIYLQELPQLQHIHEEAMLRFATPNLETLFVRGCRSLRRLPFLKEHPKSKVKVSGERDWWDRLQLSLPEQGNYYQQVPPPPEFASRKKKVIIKSYLR, from the exons ATGGAGGTGTCAAGAGTTTTCGAATGGATCGATGAACTACTACATACCTCAGA GACGTCCTATGCGGAGTTGTTCAACTCTGAGTTTGAAGAAAAAATGACGGAGTGGATCAAGGAGCACCCGGTGGTATGGAATGGAGGAATCGGACCGGCAGCTTCATTCGTGCCGACCCTGACCAGGCTTCTATTCAAGCACACCAAGGACGGGTATGGGTACTACAACCACGTAATAACTGCAAGGCTGTCACCTATGGCTGCGATAGAAGGCAGGATCGCCTGCTATCGGCGGGTGGCATTGGATGTCCTCATGGCTACGGCAAGAAGTCTCAACCTTGACGACGACGACCTTAAGGAGGTCAATCAACTTGCTGCGGAAGAGAGCTACTACGGCTACGACATGGTCTCTGATATACTGGTGTTCAAGGCTTTCATGATGGGTTACAATTGGGATTACTATTTGGCTTGTGTACAGCGCTTGTTATTTGGAGGACACCTTCGCTATAGCAACATTCGGTCCCGGATACCTGAAATGATAAGGTTGCAGGGGAAGAGGCGTCTTCTGCTTGTTGAAAACCTGCAAGTCCCTGTTCCAATGGAAGTGTTGTTTCTCAGTACACAATTTATGCCATTAGGACTCTTGCAGCCAAATGGGTGGATCATCTCAACTACTTCCAAGGATGTCTGCAACCAAAGCAGAGAATATGGGTTTTCATATGGTTCTAGATCGGGTCTGGAATATTACCATACCCTTCATTTCGATGATCTCCAAGGGCAACATTGGACCGTGTTGATTAAAGAGGCCTTAAAGGATGCAGCCGGATCAATCCATAGCAGGCTGATCCATGAGCAACAGGAAGACAAGTTTTGGCTCCACGTAGCTGAGAAGTGCCTGTATTACGGCATCCTCTACTGTCCAATGCAAGGAGCTGCTGCTAGACATGACATAACCTCCGATGAGCTGGTTCGCTGTTGGGTGGCCGAGGACCTGCTTACTCCGCAGAGGACCACCGACAGAAACTACAGGTCTGCGTTAGAAGCAGGAAAAGTTGTAATTCAAGCCTTGCAAGAATATTCGTTGCTGCCAAACCCGCCGTCAAACACTTGTTCAAGGGAGGAAGCTAGCTTCGGATGGAGTGATGCGGTCACTGGAGTTTCAGTGCTAGCAATGGGTGTTCCCCGACTCAAGGAGGAGGAACTTTTCTATCATGAGAAGATTGACCGACTGAGATGGGTCTCATTTATGAATGATGATGGTAGGCATGTAAGTTGGGACTGGAGGGAGACTTGGGACGATGATACCAGAGGATATTTAGAGTGGGACCGGAGCTTTCCAGGGGAAAGGATTAGCACCCTTATCCTAAGAGGCTGCTCAAACATATCAGGCTTTCCTTTTGATAGAGTGTTAGACCACCACCTGCATGTTCTTGATCTGTCCTATACACCCATAAATTCACTTCCACCATCTCTCTCACGGCTATCCAATCTTCGCTTGTTCTCACTCAGAGGCTGCTCCAAGCTCGAGACCTTGTCTTCACCACAACATACCTTTTTTGAAGAGTATGAGGAAGAAACTCGACCTCTTTCCTGTCTGGGAAGCCTCGAAACCCTTGATATGAACGGGGTTCCCTTGCTCGAGCTAACCCAACAAGATTGCAGCAACAAGAGCAATCTGCACTTCCTTGATCTGTCAGGTTCGAGAATCACCATTCTGCCTTCTGAATTCTTCTCTGAAATGTCAAGTCTTGAGGAGCTAATGCTTGGTAATTGCATCCATCTCAAAGAACTGCCTCCCTCCCTGGCCCAACTGTCCAATCTGTTGATCCTTCGTCTGGAGGGGACTCAGATTATTTCTTTTCCAGAGGATACATTTCAAGCAATGCAAAGGCTTCATACACTCAAGCTCATCCACAACATGGCCCTCATGTCACTCCCAACGTCACTATCTAAAGCCAATGGCCTCAGAGAGCTACATATTAATAATTGCAAAAGATTAAGGCTTCAATTTCTCTGGGAAGTAGTACCAGGCCTTGAAGATCTTTACATACAAACATGGGAGgccttggaagatatcaaaatCCATGGGCACCCTAATCTGAGAACCTTCTCAGTCTCTGGACCGTGGATTAGTTGTCTGTCCTTGCGTGGGTGCAGCAAGCTCAAGATTGTCAACATCAGTGATGATCTTACGGCCTTGGAGGATGTTGATCTTTCCAGAACAGCTATTGAGGAGGTCCCTCACAGCCTTCCAAATCTGCCCCAACTCAGGATGCTACTCCTTCTTAATGTCCCTTGTTTTAAGAGATTTCCTTGGCATCGGTTGGTCCGTTTTCCGAAGGTTTTCTATTTGAATAACTGTTCAGATGATGGTAATCACCTTTCGCAGATGTTTCACCAGAAGAAAACTGACAATATTGCTCAAATCAATATAAATGATTCTAGGATCTTTCATAGCTTCAATGAGGATGCTGCCAACAAGTTAGTCAAGGAAGGACAGTTTTTTCAGTCTTTCAATGTCCAGATAACACCTTGCAGCGTGAGAGGTAAGGAGCCACGGGACAAACCATGTACCGGGATTCAAAGACAATTACCTTATCTTGATGTCAGTTGTTCTGAGGCTGCCACCATTGTGCCCATGATGAAACTTGAGCCAAGAAGGCGTCATGTTGAGATATCTGCAATGAATCAGCACCCAAATGGCTTAAGGATTCTCCCTGTCACAAACTCATTATTCATTACAGATGATGCTTCTATCAGATGTATCAATGACCTGAATTGTAATCTCATGTCGCTAGAAGTATGCCAGCTCCAACACTGCCACAAAATGACCGTTGTATTCAGAATGGAGTCTGATCGCACGGGGCCATTGGTATACGATGATGAGGCTGGGTATTCCACAGCGATTTCAGTATTTCCAGCCCTGAAGATATTGCAGGCCTCCAATCTTAATAACCTAGTATGCTTTTTGGAGACCAGCGCTTTGGCATATCTTGAGGACCGGGGCACGAGCTGGACTCTGAAGCTGAAGCTGCTAACACGCATTCACCTTGAGCACTGCCCTCGTCTGGAGAAAATTTTCCCATCCCGTTTGTCATTACCTGCACTGGAAACTCTGGTCATTCTCTTCTGCCCCAGCCTCAAGACAATTTTCTATAGAGATGGGGTGGTAGCACCTCGTCAACTTCCGAATATCGAAAGCATCTACCTTCAGGAGCTACCACAACTGCAGCACATCCATGAGGAAGCCATGCTCCGTTTCGCAACACCAAATTTGGAGACTCTCTTTGTCCGTGGCTGCCGATCACTTCGTCGCCTCCCATTCCTGAAGGAACATCCGAAGTCGAAGGTGAAGGTCAGCGGAGAGCGTGACTGGTGGGACAGGCTGCAGCTGAGCCTGCCCGAGCAAGGCAACTACTACCAGCAGGTTCCTCCACCACCGGAGTTCGCATCCCGCAAGAAAAAAGTCATCATCAAAAGCTACCTTCGGTGA